Proteins from one Burkholderia sp. genomic window:
- the htpG gene encoding molecular chaperone HtpG, translating to MAHETMSFQAEVKQLLHLMIHSLYSNKEIFLRELVSNAVDAADKLRFEALGNGTLYDNDPNLRIRIGYDKTARTLTIDDNGIGMSRDEAIANLGTIARSGTKEFFSKLSGDQQRDAALIGQFGVGFYSGFIVADRITFETRRAGAPASEGVRWESAGEGDFTVDTIERAQRGTTITLHLREGEDELLSSYKLKSIIRQYSDHVGLPILMKAEKWNQEKGEMVEQDEDETINQASALWTRSKQDISDEQYKQFYQHVAHDHQDPLAWTHNHVEGRSEYTQLLYVPAHAPFDMWNRDYRGGLKLYVKRVFIMDDAEQLLPQYLRFLQGIVDSADLPLNVSREILQESRDVRTIRDGVTKRTLSMLEELANAEDDAGRDKYKTFWTEFGQVLKEGVGEDNVNRERVAKLIRFASTQGETTEQNVSLADYVSRMKPEQSKIYYVTADTWLAATHSPHLEVFRKKGVEVLLLTDRIDEWMLSYLNEFDGKPMTSVARGDLDLGALDDEEKKAQEETGEAMKPVVEKIKETLGDKVKEVRVTFRLTNSPSCLVADDNDMSGYLQRMLKAAGQQAPAMKPILEINSEHPLIKQLQPEGTDFADWCHLLLDQALLAEGGALEDPAAFVKRTNALLLSRAV from the coding sequence ATGGCACATGAAACGATGAGCTTCCAGGCGGAAGTCAAACAGCTCCTCCATCTGATGATCCATTCGCTGTACAGCAACAAGGAAATCTTCCTTCGCGAACTGGTGTCGAACGCGGTCGACGCGGCCGACAAGCTCCGTTTCGAGGCGCTGGGGAACGGCACTCTCTACGATAACGATCCGAACCTGCGGATCCGCATCGGCTACGACAAAACCGCGCGCACCCTCACGATCGACGACAATGGCATTGGTATGAGTCGCGACGAGGCGATCGCCAACCTGGGCACCATCGCACGCTCGGGTACCAAAGAATTCTTTTCGAAACTCTCTGGCGACCAGCAGCGCGACGCTGCGCTGATCGGGCAGTTCGGCGTCGGCTTTTACTCAGGTTTCATCGTCGCCGATCGCATCACGTTCGAGACGCGCCGCGCCGGTGCGCCAGCTTCGGAAGGCGTGCGCTGGGAAAGCGCGGGCGAGGGCGACTTCACAGTCGACACGATCGAGCGTGCCCAGCGCGGCACCACCATCACCCTGCACCTACGCGAGGGCGAAGACGAGCTGCTGTCCTCCTACAAGCTCAAGTCCATTATTCGGCAGTACTCGGACCATGTCGGCCTGCCGATCCTAATGAAGGCGGAAAAGTGGAACCAAGAAAAAGGTGAGATGGTCGAGCAGGATGAGGACGAGACCATCAACCAGGCCAGCGCGCTCTGGACTCGCTCCAAACAAGACATCAGCGACGAGCAATACAAGCAATTCTACCAGCACGTCGCACACGACCACCAGGACCCGCTGGCCTGGACCCACAACCACGTTGAGGGCCGTAGCGAATACACGCAGCTGCTCTACGTGCCGGCGCACGCGCCCTTTGACATGTGGAACCGCGACTATCGAGGCGGTCTGAAGCTGTACGTGAAGCGCGTGTTCATCATGGACGACGCCGAGCAGTTGCTGCCGCAATACCTGCGCTTCCTGCAGGGCATCGTCGACTCGGCGGACCTGCCGCTCAACGTGTCACGGGAAATCCTGCAGGAAAGCCGTGACGTGCGCACCATCCGCGACGGCGTGACCAAGCGCACGCTGTCGATGTTGGAGGAACTCGCGAACGCGGAGGACGATGCTGGCAGAGACAAGTACAAGACCTTCTGGACCGAGTTCGGCCAGGTACTGAAGGAGGGCGTCGGCGAGGACAACGTCAACCGCGAGCGCGTCGCCAAGCTGATACGTTTTGCCTCGACGCAGGGCGAGACGACCGAGCAGAACGTATCGCTAGCCGACTACGTCTCGCGCATGAAGCCTGAGCAGAGTAAGATCTACTACGTCACGGCCGATACCTGGCTGGCCGCCACTCACAGCCCGCACCTCGAGGTGTTTCGCAAGAAGGGCGTCGAGGTGCTGCTGCTGACCGACCGCATCGACGAATGGATGCTGTCCTATCTGAACGAGTTCGACGGCAAGCCGATGACCAGCGTGGCGCGTGGCGATCTCGATCTCGGTGCCCTCGACGACGAAGAGAAGAAGGCTCAGGAAGAAACTGGCGAGGCGATGAAGCCGGTGGTAGAGAAGATCAAGGAAACACTCGGCGACAAGGTCAAGGAAGTGCGCGTGACCTTCCGCCTGACCAATTCGCCGTCCTGCCTGGTGGCCGACGACAACGACATGAGCGGCTACCTGCAGCGTATGCTGAAGGCTGCCGGGCAGCAGGCACCAGCGATGAAGCCGATTCTCGAGATCAACTCTGAGCATCCACTGATCAAGCAGCTGCAGCCCGAAGGCACCGATTTCGCTGACTGGTGCCACCTACTGCTCGACCAGGCACTGCTGGCTGAGGGTGGCGCGCTGGAAGACCCAGCCGCTTTCGTCAAGCGCACCAACGCGCTGCTGCTGTCGCGCGCCGTGTAA
- a CDS encoding cob(I)yrinic acid a,c-diamide adenosyltransferase: MGNRLSKIATRTGDDGTTGLGDGSRVAKDDARIAAIGDVDELNSQLGVLLAEPLPEQICRVLATIQHDLFDLGGELCIPGYVAMNDAYLARLDDWLAHYNAQLPPLKEFTLPGGSRPVALAHVCRTVCRRAERSIVSLAVGEVAATPCRYVNRLSDLLFVLARVLSHAAGGSDVLWERDRRLE; the protein is encoded by the coding sequence ATGGGCAACCGCCTGAGCAAGATCGCGACCCGCACCGGCGACGACGGCACCACGGGCCTGGGCGATGGCAGCCGGGTCGCTAAAGACGACGCGCGCATCGCGGCGATCGGTGATGTCGACGAGCTGAATTCTCAGCTCGGCGTGCTGCTGGCCGAGCCGCTACCCGAACAAATTTGCAGAGTGCTAGCCACGATCCAGCACGACCTATTCGACCTAGGCGGTGAACTCTGTATCCCAGGGTATGTGGCAATGAACGACGCGTATCTAGCCCGGCTGGATGACTGGCTGGCACACTATAACGCGCAATTGCCACCGCTCAAGGAGTTCACCCTGCCGGGTGGTTCGCGTCCGGTCGCACTCGCGCATGTCTGCCGCACCGTCTGTCGGCGCGCCGAGCGTTCGATTGTCTCGCTCGCCGTCGGTGAGGTCGCGGCCACGCCTTGCCGCTACGTGAACCGGCTTTCCGACCTGCTGTTTGTGCTGGCGCGTGTGCTGAGCCACGCGGCGGGCGGCAGCGACGTGCTCTGGGAGCGCGACCGGCGGCTCGAGTGA